Proteins encoded in a region of the Candidatus Cloacimonadota bacterium genome:
- a CDS encoding pyridoxal phosphate-dependent aminotransferase, with translation MAINISHRAKAINPSPTLTVSSLAKRMQANGIDVINFGVGEPDFNTPDYIKESAKKAIDDNFTRYTASAGILELREAISTKFKKDNNLNYNPEDILVSPGAKAAIVFILMAVCDPRDEVLIPCPYWVSYTSQVEMVDAFPVLLHTNMSCNFKINTQQLEETILSLSNPKALILNSPNNPTGTIYNKKDLKKIAEVCLKHNILIISDEIYEKLIYDGAQHVSIASISDEIFKITVVINGISKAYAMTGWRLGYAAGPTEIIKRASRIQSHITSCVNSITQKAAVTALLENDGSIEMMRETFEKRRNYLVNELNQIPHIKCIMPKGAFYAMPNISYYLNNSQIKNSVDLCQYLLKDYHVAVVPGSAFGVDNYVRFSYANSIDNIKEGVKRFADGLKNLL, from the coding sequence ATGGCAATAAATATTTCTCATAGAGCAAAAGCGATTAATCCTTCACCAACATTAACAGTTTCTTCTTTAGCAAAAAGGATGCAGGCTAATGGAATTGATGTAATAAATTTTGGTGTAGGAGAACCTGATTTCAATACTCCAGATTATATCAAAGAATCAGCAAAAAAAGCAATAGATGATAATTTTACAAGATACACAGCCTCTGCTGGAATTCTTGAATTGAGAGAGGCAATTTCTACAAAATTCAAGAAAGATAATAATCTAAATTACAACCCAGAAGATATTCTGGTTTCGCCTGGAGCTAAGGCTGCAATCGTATTTATCTTAATGGCTGTTTGTGACCCCAGAGATGAGGTTTTAATCCCATGCCCATACTGGGTAAGCTACACTTCTCAGGTAGAAATGGTTGACGCCTTTCCTGTTCTTTTGCATACAAATATGTCCTGTAATTTTAAAATAAACACACAACAGCTTGAAGAAACTATACTTTCTCTCAGCAATCCTAAAGCCCTTATTTTAAACTCTCCCAACAATCCGACCGGTACGATTTATAATAAAAAGGATTTAAAAAAAATTGCTGAAGTTTGTCTTAAGCATAATATTCTAATAATTTCTGATGAAATCTATGAGAAGCTTATTTATGATGGAGCACAGCATGTTTCAATTGCTTCCATTTCTGATGAAATTTTTAAAATTACTGTCGTGATAAATGGAATTTCAAAAGCTTATGCAATGACAGGCTGGAGACTTGGTTATGCAGCGGGTCCCACAGAAATTATTAAGCGAGCAAGTCGTATACAGAGCCATATTACTTCCTGCGTTAATTCTATAACTCAAAAAGCTGCTGTTACTGCTCTATTAGAAAATGATGGAAGTATTGAAATGATGAGAGAAACATTTGAAAAACGAAGAAATTATTTAGTAAATGAACTAAATCAAATCCCACATATTAAATGTATTATGCCAAAAGGGGCATTTTATGCAATGCCAAATATTTCTTATTATCTAAATAATTCCCAAATAAAAAATTCTGTAGATTTGTGCCAATATCTGCTGAAAGATTATCATGTTGCTGTTGTTCCAGGTTCTGCCTTTGGTGTGGATAATTATGTCCGCTTTTCCTATGCGAA